From the genome of Chania multitudinisentens RB-25, one region includes:
- the dsbA gene encoding thiol:disulfide interchange protein DsbA has product MNKIWLTLVGLMMAFSASAAQFSEGTQYVTLNKPVTGEPQVLEFFSFYCPHCYQFEEVYHVSDSVKQALPAGTKMTKYHVEFLGPLGKQLTQAWAVAIALGVEDKITQPMFEAIQKTQTIQTPNDIRDVFVKAGVKAEDYDAALNSFVVKSLVVQQEKAAEDLQLRGVPAVFVNGKYMVKNDGLDASSKEAYAKQFADVVKFLSEQK; this is encoded by the coding sequence ATGAATAAAATATGGTTAACACTTGTTGGCCTGATGATGGCGTTCAGTGCTTCTGCTGCGCAATTCAGCGAAGGTACTCAGTATGTCACTTTGAACAAACCGGTGACCGGTGAACCACAGGTATTGGAGTTCTTCTCTTTCTACTGCCCGCACTGCTACCAGTTTGAAGAGGTTTATCATGTTTCTGATAGTGTGAAGCAAGCCTTGCCAGCTGGCACTAAAATGACCAAATATCATGTGGAGTTCCTGGGGCCATTGGGTAAACAATTGACTCAGGCGTGGGCTGTGGCGATCGCGTTGGGCGTGGAAGATAAGATCACTCAACCCATGTTTGAAGCCATACAAAAAACACAAACGATACAAACACCGAATGATATTCGTGACGTATTTGTGAAAGCGGGTGTGAAAGCAGAAGATTACGACGCAGCGCTGAATAGTTTCGTGGTGAAATCTCTGGTAGTTCAGCAAGAGAAAGCGGCTGAAGATTTGCAACTGCGTGGTGTGCCAGCAGTATTTGTTAACGGCAAATATATGGTTAAAAACGATGGTTTGGATGCCAGCTCAAAAGAAGCTTACGCGAAGCAATTTGCTGATGTGGTTAAGTTCCTGAGCGAGCAGAAATAA
- the mobA gene encoding molybdenum cofactor guanylyltransferase MobA — protein sequence MHIEITGVILAGGRSTRMKGKDKGLVQLGDKALYQHVLARLTPQVGNVIISANRNQRHYRESGLPVVGDLTADFSGPLAGILAGLHYASTEWVVSAPCDVPDFPHDLVEQLWLHKGTALAAYASDGKHIHPTLALLHTSLIDNLTDYLNRGERKLMLFMEAIGAQQVVFNNQQQAFCNLNTPEDCQQWLQKKGMVDG from the coding sequence ATGCACATAGAAATAACCGGCGTTATTCTGGCTGGTGGGCGCTCTACGCGCATGAAAGGTAAAGATAAAGGCTTGGTTCAACTGGGCGATAAAGCACTGTACCAACACGTATTAGCTCGATTAACCCCGCAAGTAGGTAACGTTATCATCAGTGCAAACCGTAACCAGCGACACTATAGGGAAAGTGGTTTGCCCGTGGTGGGTGACCTGACAGCAGATTTTTCTGGCCCGTTAGCAGGTATATTGGCAGGGCTCCACTATGCCAGTACCGAATGGGTGGTCAGTGCCCCTTGCGATGTGCCAGATTTCCCTCACGATCTGGTTGAGCAGCTATGGTTGCATAAAGGCACCGCTCTGGCGGCCTATGCCAGCGATGGCAAACACATACACCCTACACTGGCATTGCTGCATACTAGTCTGATTGATAACTTAACAGATTATTTAAATAGGGGTGAACGTAAACTAATGTTGTTTATGGAGGCCATCGGTGCGCAGCAGGTTGTGTTCAATAACCAACAACAGGCATTCTGTAATTTAAATACGCCTGAAGATTGCCAGCAATGGTTACAGAAAAAAGGAATGGTTGATGGCTAA
- a CDS encoding serine/threonine protein kinase → MNNSAFNFKTLSPDLIMDALEEVGLRVDSGLTALNSYENRVYQFVDEDRNRYVVKFYRPERWNAGQIGEEHQFSLDLSQAEIPAVAPLMLQGNTLHTYAGFFFTVFPSVGGQQYEIDNLEQLEWVGRFLGRIHQVGSKNLFVERPTIGIEEYLTAPQAVLAGCELVPKVLRDTFLSATDHLIAAIKPHWLSDWQPLRLHGDCHPGNILWRDGPLFVDLDDARNGPAVQDLWMLLHGERREQLMQLDTLLEAYSEFTEFDQRELALIEPLRAMRMVYYLAWVVRRWQDPAFPKSFPWMAESDFWLSQTAIFTEQVKLLQEPPLQLIPMY, encoded by the coding sequence ATGAATAACTCCGCTTTTAATTTTAAAACCCTTTCTCCTGATTTGATTATGGATGCTTTAGAAGAGGTGGGTTTACGTGTTGATTCTGGGTTGACGGCGCTGAACAGTTATGAAAACCGCGTTTATCAATTTGTGGATGAAGATCGTAATCGTTATGTAGTGAAATTTTATCGGCCAGAGCGTTGGAATGCAGGACAAATTGGTGAAGAACATCAATTTTCCCTTGATTTATCCCAGGCTGAAATACCGGCAGTTGCGCCGTTGATGTTACAGGGAAACACTTTACATACGTATGCAGGATTTTTTTTTACTGTGTTTCCGAGTGTAGGTGGCCAACAATATGAGATAGACAATCTTGAGCAACTGGAATGGGTTGGGCGTTTTCTGGGGCGTATTCACCAAGTTGGTAGCAAAAATTTGTTTGTAGAGCGTCCTACTATTGGAATTGAAGAGTATCTCACGGCTCCCCAAGCGGTTCTGGCTGGTTGTGAGCTGGTACCTAAGGTCCTGCGCGATACTTTTTTGAGCGCCACGGATCACCTGATTGCTGCAATAAAACCGCATTGGCTGTCAGATTGGCAGCCGCTGAGGTTGCATGGTGATTGTCATCCGGGCAATATTTTGTGGCGTGATGGGCCACTGTTTGTTGATCTGGATGATGCACGTAATGGACCAGCAGTGCAGGATTTGTGGATGTTGTTGCACGGTGAACGCCGTGAGCAACTGATGCAACTGGATACCTTGTTGGAGGCCTATAGTGAATTTACCGAATTTGATCAGCGTGAATTGGCATTGATTGAGCCGCTACGGGCAATGCGCATGGTGTATTACCTGGCGTGGGTAGTACGTCGTTGGCAGGATCCGGCATTTCCCAAAAGTTTTCCTTGGATGGCGGAGTCTGATTTCTGGTTATCTCAAACTGCGATATTTACCGAACAGGTTAAGCTGTTGCAGGAACCCCCTCTGCAGCTGATACCCATGTATTGA
- the mobB gene encoding molybdopterin-guanine dinucleotide biosynthesis protein MobB: MANLLPPLLAFAAYSGTGKTTLLKQLIPLLKQQQIRIGLIKHTHHDMDVDTPGKDSYELRKAGANQTLVANNQRWALMTETPEQQSLDLTYLAGRFDSGKVDLILVEGFKHEPISKIILYREEIGKPLESMMDKYVIAVASDKKIEGITCQLNINNPKEIAIFITQWLKQIKA, from the coding sequence ATGGCTAACTTATTGCCCCCCTTGCTCGCTTTTGCTGCTTATAGCGGGACAGGAAAAACAACGCTGCTCAAACAATTGATCCCTCTATTGAAACAGCAACAGATACGGATTGGGCTGATTAAACATACCCATCATGATATGGATGTTGATACACCAGGCAAAGACAGTTACGAATTACGTAAAGCGGGCGCCAATCAAACATTAGTGGCCAATAATCAGCGCTGGGCACTGATGACGGAAACGCCCGAACAGCAATCGTTGGATTTAACGTATTTGGCTGGCAGGTTTGACAGCGGCAAAGTAGATTTGATTCTAGTGGAAGGATTCAAACATGAACCTATCAGTAAAATCATTCTTTATCGTGAAGAAATAGGAAAACCACTTGAAAGTATGATGGATAAATATGTTATTGCAGTGGCCAGCGATAAAAAGATAGAAGGCATAACATGTCAATTGAACATCAATAACCCAAAAGAGATTGCCATATTTATCACACAATGGCTGAAGCAGATAAAAGCATAA
- a CDS encoding FadR/GntR family transcriptional regulator gives MQFNAQQQAAQRNLSYLLAEKLGQQILAGEYKAGSILPGEMELGEQFGVSRTAVREAVKILAAKGMLLPRPRIGTRVMPQNQWNFLDQDLLAWWMTKENFDQVMQHFLILRTTLEPQACSLAADNATAQQKTQLTHLMLEMRTLHTDFDRERWIEIDTQYHQLIYEASANPFLISFAKLFSSVYQNYFRAITDNEVIKLQNHQAIVDAIVSGNSAAALTACQTLLLPD, from the coding sequence ATGCAATTTAATGCTCAACAACAGGCCGCACAGCGAAATCTTTCTTATCTGTTGGCAGAAAAGCTTGGCCAACAAATTTTGGCAGGTGAATATAAAGCGGGCAGCATCTTGCCAGGTGAGATGGAGTTGGGGGAGCAATTTGGTGTTAGCCGCACTGCGGTACGGGAAGCCGTAAAAATATTGGCTGCCAAAGGTATGCTGTTGCCCCGCCCACGTATCGGGACGCGGGTAATGCCACAAAACCAATGGAACTTTCTCGATCAGGATTTACTGGCCTGGTGGATGACGAAGGAGAATTTCGACCAGGTCATGCAGCACTTCCTGATTCTGCGCACCACGCTCGAACCTCAAGCCTGTTCACTGGCTGCCGATAACGCCACTGCGCAACAAAAAACACAATTAACACACTTGATGCTGGAAATGCGCACATTGCACACCGATTTTGACCGCGAACGTTGGATTGAAATAGATACCCAATACCATCAGCTGATATACGAAGCCAGCGCCAATCCGTTTCTGATTTCATTCGCCAAGTTATTCAGTTCGGTTTATCAAAACTACTTTCGTGCGATTACCGATAACGAAGTGATTAAGCTGCAAAACCATCAAGCGATTGTCGATGCCATTGTGTCGGGGAACAGCGCCGCAGCACTGACTGCATGCCAAACCCTGTTACTTCCCGATTAA
- a CDS encoding acyltransferase, whose amino-acid sequence MPKMLAPIILIFSSLLAIAVTALCSLPIALAGIIKLLIPIPTLWRHISTFADGVMWCWCQSLALLLKINPRIQWDIEGLEGLEKKHWYLLISNHTSWSDIVVLCVLFRNHIPMNKYFLKQQLAWIPFVGLACWALDMPFMKRYSRSYLLKHPEKRGQDIETTRRSCEKFRQRPTTIVNFVEGSRFTEAKKIKTHSPYRNLLVPKAAGIAFTLSALGSQFDKILNVTLLYPDNHTHPFIDMLCGRLQRIVVKIECLPIDRNLHGDYFNDKLFKRKFQLWLNTLWQEKDRLLDKIKHKYN is encoded by the coding sequence ATGCCAAAAATGTTAGCTCCCATCATTCTTATTTTTTCTTCGTTGCTTGCTATTGCAGTGACGGCGTTATGCTCTCTCCCCATCGCTTTAGCGGGTATTATTAAGCTACTGATTCCCATTCCCACTCTTTGGCGACATATCTCCACTTTTGCCGACGGTGTGATGTGGTGTTGGTGCCAAAGCTTGGCACTGCTGCTAAAAATTAACCCACGTATACAATGGGATATCGAGGGACTAGAAGGGCTGGAAAAAAAACATTGGTACTTGCTGATCAGTAATCATACAAGCTGGTCAGATATTGTTGTGCTGTGTGTGCTATTCCGTAATCATATACCTATGAATAAGTATTTCCTCAAACAGCAACTGGCTTGGATACCCTTTGTTGGCTTGGCTTGCTGGGCACTGGATATGCCATTCATGAAACGCTATTCACGCTCTTATTTGCTGAAGCATCCAGAAAAACGGGGCCAAGATATCGAAACAACACGCCGTTCCTGTGAGAAGTTCCGCCAACGTCCAACCACTATCGTCAATTTCGTTGAAGGCTCACGCTTTACGGAAGCAAAAAAAATTAAAACTCATTCACCTTATCGCAATTTACTGGTGCCTAAAGCGGCTGGCATTGCTTTTACGCTCAGCGCACTCGGTAGCCAGTTTGATAAAATACTGAATGTTACCCTACTCTATCCAGATAACCATACGCATCCATTTATAGATATGTTGTGTGGCCGGTTGCAACGTATTGTAGTAAAAATTGAATGCCTGCCGATTGATAGAAACCTACACGGGGACTATTTCAACGATAAACTGTTTAAACGTAAATTCCAGCTTTGGCTGAACACACTATGGCAGGAAAAAGATCGTTTACTGGATAAGATTAAACACAAATACAACTAA
- the rbsR gene encoding ribose operon transcriptional repressor RbsR, with protein MATMKDVARLAGVSTSTVSHVINNNRFVSDSVRSKVMAAVEQLNYAPSALARSLKLNTTRTIGMLVTSSNNPFYAEVVRGVERSCYERGYSLILCNTEEDAARMNRSMETLLQKRVDGLLLMCTENHRPSPDALSRYPSLPIVMMDWAPFEGANDIIQDNSLLGGEMATDHLIDRGYRKIACIAGPQDKTTARHRLEGYRRAMCRAGLDILPGYEVHCDFEFEGGVQAMRQLLALAEPPHAVFAGNDAVAVGVYQALYQARLMVPQDMAVMGYDDIELAKYLAPPLSTIHQPKDSLGELAIDALINRLQHPERDAQVLVLTPELVERASVGHR; from the coding sequence TTGGCTACCATGAAAGATGTTGCCCGGCTGGCAGGGGTTTCAACCTCAACGGTATCGCACGTTATCAATAACAATCGCTTTGTCAGCGACAGCGTGCGCAGCAAAGTCATGGCGGCCGTTGAACAGCTTAATTATGCTCCATCTGCTTTGGCACGCAGCCTGAAACTCAATACCACACGTACCATCGGTATGCTGGTTACCTCCAGTAATAACCCGTTTTATGCCGAAGTGGTGCGTGGCGTAGAGCGCAGTTGCTACGAACGTGGCTATAGCCTGATTCTGTGTAATACCGAAGAAGATGCGGCGCGCATGAATCGCAGCATGGAAACGCTGTTGCAAAAACGTGTCGATGGCTTGTTATTGATGTGTACTGAAAACCATCGCCCATCACCAGACGCACTCAGCCGTTATCCTTCTTTACCCATTGTGATGATGGATTGGGCTCCGTTTGAAGGGGCTAACGACATTATTCAGGATAACTCATTGCTCGGTGGTGAAATGGCAACCGATCATCTGATTGATCGTGGCTATCGCAAAATTGCCTGCATTGCTGGCCCGCAGGATAAAACCACCGCACGCCATCGTTTGGAAGGGTATCGCCGCGCGATGTGCCGTGCCGGGCTCGATATTCTGCCGGGTTATGAAGTGCATTGTGATTTTGAATTTGAGGGGGGCGTTCAGGCTATGCGGCAACTGCTGGCGTTGGCCGAACCGCCGCACGCGGTATTTGCTGGAAACGATGCGGTGGCCGTAGGCGTTTATCAGGCATTGTATCAGGCCAGGCTGATGGTGCCGCAGGATATGGCCGTCATGGGGTATGATGATATCGAGTTGGCTAAATACCTGGCCCCGCCGCTCAGTACTATCCATCAACCGAAAGATTCATTGGGGGAGTTGGCCATTGATGCATTGATCAATCGCTTGCAACACCCAGAACGTGATGCTCAAGTTCTGGTACTGACGCCCGAACTGGTGGAGCGTGCTTCCGTTGGCCACCGTTAA
- the polA gene encoding DNA polymerase I, with product MAQIAENPLILVDGSSYLYRAYHAFPPLTNSAGEPTGAMYGVLNMLRSLLLQYAPSHVAVVFDAKGKTFRDELFAEYKSHRPPMPDDLRAQIEPLHQMVKAMGLPLLVTPGVEADDVIGTLAREAEQAGHAVLISTGDKDMAQLVTSNITLINTMNNTILGPQEVCDKYGIPPELIIDFLALMGDSSDNIPGVPGVGEKTAQALLQGLGGLDTLYANLDSIAGLSFRGAKTMAAKLEQNKDIAYLSYKLATIKTDVELELSCGELVMSQPDVDQLQALFKRYEFKRWMADVEAGTWLENKDNGRKAANAAAKPAALAETPKAATLSQEGYVTILDEETFVDWIERLKKAEVFAFDTETDGLDTLTANLIGLSFAIAPGMAAYLPVAHDYLDAPAQLDRTHVLAALKPLLEDEKALKVGQNLKFDKSLLARYGIDLRGIAYDTMLESYVLDSVSGRHDMDSLADRYLGHKTTTFEEIAGKGKNQLTFNQIAFEQAAPYAAEDADVTLQLHLAMWPQLKESESLLRVFNEIEIPLLPVLSHMERTGVLIDQNILAAHSQELAKRLADLEVQAHELAEEPFNLASTKQLQAILYEKQKLPVLKKTPGGAPSTNEEVLAELALDYPLPKVLLEYRGLAKLKTTYTDKLPLMINPVSGRVHTSYHQAVTATGRLSSSDPNLQNIPVRNDEGRRIRRAFIAPEGYRIVAADYSQIELRIMAHLSQDEGLLKAFAEGKDIHRATAAEVFGLPLDKVTSEQRRSAKAINFGLIYGMSAFGLARQLGIPRSEAQRYMDLYFERYPGVLEYMERTRQQASEQGYVSTLDGRRLYLPDVRSSNAMRRKAAERAAINAPMQGTAADIIKRAMIEVDNWLQGQEQPLVRMIMQVHDELVFEVHESAIEEASQRIHELMENSMKLAVPLKVDVGVGKNWDEAH from the coding sequence ATGGCCCAGATTGCAGAAAACCCATTAATCCTGGTAGATGGTTCTTCTTACCTCTACCGTGCCTATCATGCTTTTCCACCGCTAACCAACTCAGCGGGTGAGCCGACCGGGGCAATGTACGGTGTGCTGAATATGCTGCGCAGCCTGCTTTTGCAATATGCTCCAAGCCACGTGGCGGTGGTATTTGATGCCAAAGGTAAAACCTTCCGTGATGAGCTGTTTGCCGAATACAAATCACATCGGCCACCCATGCCTGACGATCTCCGTGCGCAGATTGAGCCTTTGCATCAAATGGTGAAGGCCATGGGGTTACCGCTGCTGGTCACGCCCGGCGTGGAGGCGGATGATGTGATCGGAACCTTGGCAAGAGAGGCGGAACAGGCCGGCCATGCGGTGTTGATCAGCACCGGTGACAAAGATATGGCGCAATTGGTGACGTCAAATATCACACTGATTAACACCATGAATAACACCATCCTTGGCCCACAGGAGGTGTGTGATAAATACGGTATTCCCCCAGAGTTGATTATTGATTTTCTGGCGCTAATGGGGGATTCGTCGGATAACATTCCTGGCGTGCCGGGCGTGGGTGAGAAAACTGCTCAGGCGTTGTTACAAGGGTTGGGGGGGCTAGATACGCTTTATGCCAATCTTGATAGCATTGCGGGGTTGAGTTTCCGTGGTGCTAAAACTATGGCTGCCAAGCTGGAGCAGAATAAAGACATTGCTTACCTTTCTTATAAGCTGGCGACGATTAAAACCGACGTTGAGTTGGAGCTGAGTTGCGGTGAGCTGGTAATGAGCCAACCGGATGTGGATCAGTTGCAGGCGCTGTTTAAACGATACGAATTTAAACGCTGGATGGCAGACGTTGAAGCTGGTACTTGGTTGGAAAACAAAGATAATGGCCGTAAAGCAGCAAATGCGGCGGCAAAACCTGCTGCGTTAGCTGAAACGCCAAAGGCAGCTACGTTATCGCAAGAAGGCTATGTCACTATCCTTGATGAAGAAACCTTTGTTGACTGGATCGAGCGTCTGAAAAAAGCAGAGGTGTTTGCTTTTGATACCGAAACCGATGGTTTGGATACCTTGACTGCCAATCTGATAGGGTTGTCTTTTGCTATTGCACCTGGCATGGCGGCTTATTTGCCGGTTGCCCATGATTACCTTGATGCGCCAGCACAGTTGGATCGTACCCATGTATTGGCTGCCCTGAAGCCGCTGCTGGAAGACGAAAAGGCGTTAAAGGTTGGGCAGAATCTGAAATTCGACAAGAGCTTGCTGGCGCGCTATGGCATCGATCTGCGTGGTATTGCTTATGACACCATGCTTGAATCCTACGTATTGGACAGTGTCAGTGGTCGGCATGATATGGACAGCCTGGCCGATCGTTATCTTGGTCATAAAACCACTACTTTCGAAGAGATTGCCGGTAAAGGGAAAAACCAGCTAACTTTCAATCAGATTGCTTTTGAGCAAGCAGCACCTTATGCCGCAGAAGATGCTGACGTGACGCTACAGTTACATTTAGCAATGTGGCCACAGCTGAAAGAAAGCGAAAGTTTGCTGAGGGTATTCAATGAAATTGAAATCCCATTGTTGCCAGTTCTTTCCCACATGGAACGAACCGGTGTGCTGATTGATCAAAATATTCTGGCGGCGCATTCCCAAGAGCTGGCTAAACGCTTGGCCGATCTTGAGGTACAAGCACATGAACTGGCAGAAGAACCATTTAATTTGGCTTCAACCAAGCAGCTACAGGCCATTTTGTACGAAAAGCAAAAGTTGCCAGTATTGAAGAAGACGCCGGGTGGTGCTCCCTCAACCAATGAAGAGGTTTTGGCCGAACTGGCTCTTGATTATCCGTTGCCGAAGGTGCTGCTGGAATATCGTGGTTTGGCGAAACTGAAAACCACCTATACCGACAAGTTGCCGCTGATGATTAACCCAGTTAGCGGAAGGGTGCATACTTCTTATCACCAGGCGGTGACGGCCACTGGCCGCCTGTCATCCAGCGATCCAAACTTGCAGAATATCCCGGTGCGTAATGACGAAGGCCGTCGTATCCGTCGGGCGTTTATTGCACCAGAGGGTTACCGTATTGTCGCTGCCGATTACTCGCAGATTGAGTTGCGTATCATGGCGCATCTGTCTCAGGACGAAGGTTTGTTGAAGGCATTTGCTGAAGGTAAGGATATTCACCGTGCGACTGCGGCCGAAGTCTTTGGTTTACCGCTCGATAAAGTAACCAGCGAACAACGCCGCAGTGCTAAGGCGATTAACTTTGGCCTGATTTACGGTATGAGTGCGTTTGGTTTGGCGCGCCAATTGGGTATCCCACGTAGTGAAGCCCAGCGTTATATGGATCTCTACTTTGAACGTTATCCTGGCGTGTTGGAATATATGGAGCGTACTCGCCAGCAAGCTTCGGAGCAGGGTTATGTCAGCACGTTAGATGGCCGTCGTCTGTATTTGCCAGATGTACGTTCCAGCAATGCTATGCGCCGCAAAGCGGCTGAACGGGCTGCGATTAATGCTCCAATGCAGGGAACCGCAGCGGATATTATCAAGCGTGCGATGATTGAAGTGGATAACTGGCTACAAGGGCAGGAACAACCGTTAGTGCGTATGATCATGCAGGTACATGATGAACTGGTGTTCGAGGTACATGAATCAGCGATTGAAGAGGCTAGCCAGCGTATTCATGAACTGATGGAAAACAGTATGAAACTGGCGGTGCCGCTTAAAGTGGATGTGGGAGTGGGTAAAAACTGGGATGAAGCTCATTGA
- a CDS encoding YihD family protein, with protein sequence MKTHRVNELIELLHPVWQQEPDLNLIQFLQKLAQEAGFQGELVDLSDDILIYHLKMRGSAGTEQIPGLKKDYEEDFKTALLRARGVIKD encoded by the coding sequence ATGAAAACGCATCGCGTAAACGAATTGATCGAATTGCTTCACCCGGTTTGGCAACAGGAGCCGGATCTCAATCTGATTCAATTTCTGCAAAAGCTGGCACAAGAAGCGGGTTTTCAGGGCGAGCTTGTGGATTTGAGCGATGATATCTTGATTTATCACCTTAAAATGCGTGGCAGTGCAGGTACAGAGCAGATCCCTGGTTTGAAGAAAGATTATGAAGAAGATTTCAAAACTGCCTTACTGCGTGCTCGTGGTGTCATCAAAGACTAA